One region of Blattabacterium cuenoti genomic DNA includes:
- the secG gene encoding preprotein translocase subunit SecG, with protein MTNISITIFSLFIIVTCILFILVILIQNPKKESINQYFMEKNFRFFGIKRTNTFLENITWFLSIVIFFLIFIFNFLLKTK; from the coding sequence ATGACAAATATATCTATTACTATATTTAGTTTATTTATTATAGTAACATGTATTTTATTTATACTAGTAATATTAATACAAAATCCAAAAAAAGAAAGTATAAATCAATATTTTATGGAAAAAAATTTTAGATTTTTTGGTATAAAAAGAACAAACACATTTTTAGAAAATATTACTTGGTTTTTATCTATTGTCATATTTTTTTTAATTTTTATTTTTAATTTTTTATTAAAAACAAAATAA
- a CDS encoding sigma-54 interaction domain-containing protein — protein sequence MESIQNIKKKFGIIGYDYALHRALEKALQVAFTDISVLVLGESGVGKEFIPKIIHQFSYRKHHSYIAVNCGAIPEGTIDSELFGHEKGSFTGATSMRKGYFEGANGGTIFLDEVGELPLTTQVRLLRILESGEFIKVGSSKIQKTDIRIVAATNLNMIEAIQKGKFREDLYYRLNTVQINVPSLRFRKNDIKFLFKKFSNDFAEKYHMPKITLTKESIKYLENYSWPGNIRQLKNIIEQISVVETEREITIEKLKEYIPENIPSLSFPKDESFIHDYSRERDFLYKILFDMRKNLNDLKNITYELIKNNSNARFSEKNQELIEKVFGKRITAKDSIFQLEDSSKSSSEEDLDYEEIEEDFSKKNELYSFSLQEREIEHIQKILKKNYGKRKKTAKELGISERTLYRKIKQYGL from the coding sequence ATGGAATCTATCCAAAATATAAAAAAAAAATTTGGAATCATTGGATATGATTATGCTTTACATAGAGCTTTAGAAAAAGCATTACAAGTAGCTTTTACTGATATTTCAGTATTAGTTCTTGGAGAAAGTGGAGTAGGAAAAGAATTTATTCCAAAAATAATTCATCAATTTTCATATAGAAAACATCATTCTTATATTGCTGTTAATTGTGGTGCTATTCCAGAAGGAACTATTGATAGTGAACTTTTTGGACATGAAAAAGGTTCTTTTACTGGAGCTACAAGTATGCGAAAAGGTTATTTTGAAGGTGCTAATGGAGGAACTATATTTTTAGATGAGGTAGGAGAACTTCCTTTAACTACACAAGTTCGTTTACTTAGAATTTTAGAATCAGGAGAATTTATTAAAGTAGGATCTTCAAAAATTCAAAAAACAGATATTAGAATTGTAGCAGCTACTAATTTAAATATGATAGAGGCTATACAAAAAGGAAAATTTAGAGAAGATTTATATTACCGTCTTAATACTGTGCAGATTAATGTTCCTTCTTTACGTTTTCGTAAAAATGATATTAAATTTTTATTTAAAAAATTTTCTAATGATTTTGCGGAAAAATACCATATGCCTAAAATAACACTTACTAAAGAATCTATAAAATATTTAGAAAATTATTCTTGGCCTGGAAATATAAGGCAATTAAAAAATATTATTGAACAAATTTCAGTAGTAGAAACAGAACGAGAAATTACTATAGAAAAATTAAAAGAATATATTCCAGAAAATATTCCTTCTTTATCTTTTCCTAAAGATGAATCTTTTATTCATGATTATTCCAGAGAAAGAGATTTTCTTTATAAAATTTTATTTGATATGAGAAAAAATCTTAATGATTTAAAAAATATTACTTATGAATTAATAAAAAATAATTCAAATGCTAGATTTAGTGAAAAAAATCAAGAACTTATAGAAAAAGTTTTTGGGAAAAGAATAACTGCTAAAGATTCTATTTTTCAATTAGAAGATTCTTCTAAATCTTCCTCAGAAGAGGATTTAGATTATGAAGAAATAGAAGAAGATTTTTCAAAAAAAAATGAATTATATTCTTTTTCTTTGCAAGAACGAGAAATAGAACATATTCAAAAAATTCTAAAAAAAAATTATGGAAAAAGAAAAAAAACAGCTAAAGAATTAGGAATTTCTGAGAGAACTCTTTATAGAAAAATAAAACAATATGGATTATAA
- the miaB gene encoding tRNA (N6-isopentenyl adenosine(37)-C2)-methylthiotransferase MiaB — protein MENKKKIDHSNKNFYIENFGCQMNIYDSEIVASILLKNGFFLSKNLEKTNIFLLNSCSIREKAELTIKKRLKELNFLKKKNQTIFIMIGCFSKEFKKILLEEKKIDLFIDPDSYKKIPNFINHFINKKKYFHITNISKETYEDIYPFHFNKKNNITAFLSITRGCNNMCTFCIVPFTRKREISSNPYSIIDKCKYLYKNGYKEVTLLGQNVDSYKWEGFYEKKKIFIDFSNLLDILAKKIPFMRIRFSTSNPHDMSDKVLKIISKHSNICKHIHLPVQSGSNKILKLMNRKYTRENYLSLIKKIKKIIPNCSISHDIITGFCNEKEKDHQDTISLMNEVVYNYGYMFSYSPRPNTYAYRKLEDNVPSYIKKKRLKEIIDLQREHSFFRMKEYLYKIQEVLIEGESKKNNKYWYGRNTQNIVVVFPKKNSKIGDIVFVKIKEITSATLIGEIQ, from the coding sequence ATGGAAAATAAAAAAAAAATTGATCATTCAAATAAAAATTTTTATATAGAAAATTTTGGATGTCAAATGAATATTTATGATAGTGAAATAGTAGCTTCTATTTTATTAAAAAACGGTTTTTTTTTATCAAAAAATTTAGAAAAAACAAATATATTTTTGTTAAATTCTTGTTCTATACGAGAAAAAGCAGAATTAACAATAAAAAAAAGATTAAAAGAATTAAATTTTCTTAAAAAAAAGAATCAAACTATATTTATAATGATAGGGTGTTTTTCTAAAGAATTTAAAAAAATTCTTTTAGAAGAAAAAAAAATAGATTTATTTATAGATCCTGATTCTTACAAAAAAATTCCAAATTTTATAAATCATTTCATAAATAAAAAAAAATATTTTCATATTACTAATATTTCTAAAGAAACATATGAAGATATATATCCATTTCATTTTAATAAAAAAAATAATATAACTGCATTTTTAAGTATAACAAGAGGATGTAATAATATGTGTACATTTTGTATAGTCCCCTTTACTAGAAAAAGAGAAATAAGTAGTAATCCATATTCTATCATAGATAAATGTAAATATTTATATAAAAATGGTTACAAAGAAGTAACTCTTTTAGGACAAAATGTAGATTCTTATAAATGGGAAGGATTTTATGAAAAAAAAAAAATATTTATAGATTTTTCTAATCTATTAGATATTTTAGCTAAAAAAATACCTTTTATGAGAATACGATTTTCTACATCTAATCCTCATGACATGTCTGATAAAGTATTAAAAATAATTTCTAAACACTCAAATATATGTAAACATATACATTTACCTGTTCAATCTGGAAGTAATAAAATACTAAAATTAATGAATAGAAAATATACACGTGAAAATTATCTTTCCTTAATTAAAAAAATTAAAAAAATAATACCTAATTGTTCTATTTCTCATGATATTATAACAGGTTTTTGTAATGAAAAAGAAAAAGATCATCAAGATACAATTAGTTTAATGAATGAAGTTGTATATAATTATGGGTATATGTTCTCCTATTCACCAAGACCTAATACTTATGCATATAGAAAATTAGAAGATAATGTTCCTTCTTATATAAAAAAAAAAAGATTAAAAGAAATTATAGATTTACAAAGAGAACATTCATTTTTTAGAATGAAAGAATATTTATATAAAATACAAGAAGTTTTAATAGAAGGAGAATCAAAAAAAAATAATAAATATTGGTATGGTAGAAATACTCAAAATATAGTTGTAGTTTTTCCAAAAAAAAATTCTAAAATAGGTGATATAGTTTTTGTAAAAATAAAAGAAATTACATCTGCTACATTAATAGGAGAAATTCAATAA